In Prunus dulcis chromosome 1, ALMONDv2, whole genome shotgun sequence, the following are encoded in one genomic region:
- the LOC117615323 gene encoding uncharacterized protein LOC117615323, whose amino-acid sequence MQKRLRESRAKKAEKGAGKSPIDDDEGRVADVLGKRKALEEAHQHVMGSGPRLPPFDLQAPPKLPFGMEDIFAEGVEKVDFGRLRQQKKEVNLAMHRQEVPLINVFLEGVKSDPEALARTPASSFIDRAQKTILTSAYAFGEMYVSMAKADKEIQRLKRRDEMAKSKMAEAHEAIREKNALLLQKAALAKEVEELKRSKVEEVAAARVEAIESFRTSEELKSYIMDRLVDEQLRWEDRLVRFNPSIEINFDTSGKPPAQSPPADASVPTPEAEPATEDAPSTES is encoded by the exons ATGCAGAAGCGGCTAAGGGAGTCTCGGGCCAAGAAGGCAGAGAAGGGTGCTGGGAAAAGCCCCatagatgatgatgagggtcgGGTTGCTGACGTGCTGGGAAAGAGGAAAGCCTTGGAGGAAGCTCATCAGCATGTGATGGGGTCGGGGCCGAGACTTCCACCTTTTGATCTGCAGGCGCCGCCGAAACTCCCCTTCGGCATGGAGGACATATTTGCTGAAGGGGTGGAGAAGGTGGACTTCGGCAGGCTACGCCAGCAGAAGAAGGAGGTGAACTTAGCCATGCACCGGCAAGAGGTGCCCTTGATTAACGTCTTCCTGGAAGGCGTGAAGAGTGATCCCGAGGCTCTGGCGAGAACCCCAGCCTCTTCCTTCATAGACCGGGCCCAAAAGACGATCCTCACCTCTGCTTAT gccTTTGGCGAAATGTATGTCAGCATGGCCAAGGCAGATAAAGAGATCCAAAGGCTGAAGAGGCGTGATGAGATGGCCAAGAGCAAGATGGCAGAGGCACATGAGGCTATCCGAGAGAAGAACGCCCTGTTGTTGCAAAAGGCGGCCCTGGCCAAGGAGGTGGAAGAGCTGAAGAGGTCGAAGGTCGAGGAGGTGGCTGCTGCCCGAGTCGAGGCGATCGAGTCCTTCCGAACCTCAGAAGAGCTGAAAAGCTACATCATGGACCGACTAGTGGATGAGCAGCTTCGCTGGGAAGATAGGCTGGTTAGGTTCAACCCCTCGATTGAGATTAACTTTGATACGAGTGGCAAGCCTCCTGCGCAGAGTCCTCCTGCTGATGCTAGTGTCCCAACACCAGAGGCGGAGCCGGCCACTGAGGATGCCCCTTCTACCGAGTCTTGA